One genomic region from Selenihalanaerobacter shriftii encodes:
- a CDS encoding DUF3786 domain-containing protein: MSLSESQEPKAYKPAMNKARNRLARTEVEDIINQTDISFENNHFIIPGLNQEYYVEYPSGEVSNSQQDIPVAIGMKIVILHFLTRGNNWSPTNKLVSYKELPNGNVYEDAFQREAVQPIIDSFSYNLTQLQKVAQKLGASFINKGDLGFKINALPTVPVTYILWSGDDELTGGANILFDSSVITKLHTEDLAFLGEYITSLLLKFKE; this comes from the coding sequence ATGTCATTATCAGAAAGTCAAGAACCTAAAGCTTATAAACCAGCAATGAATAAAGCACGTAACCGTTTAGCTAGAACTGAAGTAGAAGATATAATTAATCAAACAGACATATCATTTGAAAATAACCATTTTATTATACCAGGCTTGAATCAAGAATATTATGTAGAATATCCAAGTGGTGAAGTTAGTAATTCCCAGCAGGATATACCTGTAGCTATCGGTATGAAGATTGTTATTTTACATTTCTTAACTAGAGGTAATAACTGGTCACCTACTAACAAGCTAGTCTCTTATAAAGAGCTTCCTAACGGGAATGTTTATGAGGATGCTTTTCAACGTGAAGCAGTACAACCGATTATAGACAGCTTTAGTTATAATCTAACCCAATTACAAAAAGTAGCTCAAAAATTAGGAGCCAGCTTTATAAATAAAGGAGATTTAGGATTTAAGATTAATGCTTTACCTACTGTTCCTGTTACTTATATCCTCTGGTCTGGTGATGATGAACTTACTGGTGGGGCTAATATATTATTTGATTCTTCAGTAATAACTAAATTACATACTGAAGATTTAGCATTCCTAGGGGAGTATATAACAAGTTTATTATTAAAGTTTAAAGAATAA
- a CDS encoding AAA family ATPase, with the protein MLKEVSLGLVLALSIFLAFQGINVAPLFFFGILGYVLFQVLNKQGLGSKQKFNTYGGANGSKIPGITFDDIGGQDSAKNELLEALRFVRDKEMVKGLGIRPLKGIMLSGPPGTGKTLMAKATARYIDSVFISTSGSEFIEMYAGVGAKRVRELFKKAKDQAKKANKSNAVIFIDEIEILGGKRGQNSGHLEYDQTLNQLLVELDGMSIDDDINVLVIGATNRIDILDSAILRPGRFDRVVKVDLPDKEGRNKILNIHTRNKPLASDVDLEKIARETFRFSGAHLESLANEAAIMAMREDSDMIKGKHFKEAIDKVMMGEKLNRRPKEEELKRVAYHETGHALIAEKARPGSVSTITITSRGKALGYVRHNPEDDFYLQTLDYLKGQIAVCIAGAITEEIILGNRSTGAANDFEKATKLAKKIIYSGMSELGIVSKDDLPKSKVHKEIGKIIEEEEERVHDIILSNQNLMDEVVAELLAEESIEGEDFRKKLGIKVEDVA; encoded by the coding sequence ATGCTTAAAGAAGTTAGTTTAGGACTAGTTTTGGCTTTGTCTATCTTTTTGGCTTTTCAAGGAATTAATGTAGCTCCTCTTTTCTTTTTTGGTATTTTAGGTTATGTGCTTTTTCAAGTTTTAAATAAACAAGGATTAGGCAGCAAACAGAAGTTTAACACTTATGGAGGAGCAAACGGCAGTAAGATTCCAGGTATAACTTTTGATGATATTGGGGGACAGGATTCAGCTAAGAATGAACTATTAGAAGCATTGAGATTTGTGCGTGATAAAGAAATGGTTAAAGGCTTAGGAATTAGACCGTTAAAAGGGATTATGCTTAGTGGACCTCCAGGAACTGGAAAGACTTTAATGGCTAAAGCTACTGCTCGTTATATAGATTCTGTTTTTATTTCTACTTCAGGAAGTGAATTTATTGAAATGTATGCTGGGGTAGGAGCAAAGAGGGTAAGAGAGCTATTTAAGAAAGCTAAAGACCAAGCTAAAAAGGCTAATAAATCAAATGCAGTTATCTTTATTGATGAAATTGAAATCTTAGGTGGAAAACGTGGACAAAATTCTGGTCATTTAGAATATGATCAAACATTAAACCAATTATTAGTAGAGTTAGACGGTATGTCTATTGATGATGATATTAATGTTTTAGTAATTGGTGCTACTAATCGGATTGATATCTTGGATAGTGCAATTTTACGTCCAGGTCGTTTTGATCGGGTAGTAAAAGTAGATTTACCAGATAAAGAAGGACGAAATAAGATATTAAATATTCATACTCGTAATAAGCCCTTAGCTTCAGATGTAGATTTAGAAAAGATTGCTCGAGAGACCTTTAGGTTTTCTGGTGCTCATTTAGAAAGTCTAGCTAATGAGGCAGCGATTATGGCTATGCGAGAAGATTCAGATATGATTAAAGGGAAACACTTTAAAGAAGCTATTGACAAAGTGATGATGGGTGAAAAATTAAATCGTCGTCCTAAAGAAGAAGAGTTAAAAAGAGTAGCTTATCATGAAACAGGACATGCTTTAATAGCTGAAAAAGCAAGACCAGGTTCTGTTTCTACAATTACGATTACTTCTCGTGGGAAAGCATTAGGATATGTACGTCATAATCCTGAAGATGATTTCTATCTACAAACATTAGATTATTTGAAAGGTCAGATAGCAGTCTGTATTGCAGGGGCTATTACTGAAGAAATTATTTTAGGTAATAGAAGTACTGGTGCTGCAAATGATTTTGAAAAGGCTACTAAGTTAGCTAAAAAAATCATTTATTCTGGTATGTCTGAATTAGGAATCGTAAGTAAAGATGACTTACCAAAAAGCAAGGTCCATAAAGAGATAGGAAAGATTATAGAAGAAGAAGAAGAAAGAGTACACGATATTATTCTTTCTAATCAAAATTTAATGGATGAAGTAGTAGCTGAATTATTAGCAGAAGAAAGTATTGAAGGAGAAGATTTTAGAAAAAAATTAGGAATAAAAGTTGAAGATGTAGCTTAA
- a CDS encoding competence/damage-inducible protein A produces MNAEIVSIGTELLLGQIVDTNAAYIAERLAELGINLYHRTTVGDNKERLLQVLQRSLERADVVITTGGLGPTDDDLTREIIAEVMGVDLVKDEKLVKQIESFFEKLGREMTENNLTQAYLPVGAEPIINEEGTAAGIILEKDDKIIISMPGVPTEMKQMMRKEVIPYLKGQIGNKQLIKSKVLKVCGYGESSLETEIKDILDNQTNPTIALLASKAEVHLRITAKADVEKEASYLINQVEVELRERLQDNIFGVNEESMEEVVAKRLNKKGLQIAIAESCTGGLIGHRLTNIPGSSSYFERGVVSYSNQAKQELLQVSAQTLKEHGAVSRETAKEMAKGVKELAKTGLGISVTGIAGPGGGSEEKPIGLVYMGLAVGNKTQSFRFKFHGRRQQIKYLTSQYALDKLRRYLEGNLEL; encoded by the coding sequence ATGAATGCTGAAATAGTTTCCATAGGTACTGAGCTGTTATTAGGACAGATTGTAGACACTAATGCAGCTTATATAGCCGAAAGATTAGCTGAATTAGGAATTAATTTATACCATAGAACAACAGTAGGTGATAATAAAGAGCGATTATTGCAAGTATTACAAAGAAGTCTAGAAAGAGCAGATGTAGTAATCACTACTGGTGGCTTAGGGCCAACTGATGATGACTTGACTAGAGAAATAATTGCTGAAGTAATGGGCGTGGATTTAGTTAAAGATGAAAAGCTAGTTAAGCAGATAGAAAGTTTCTTTGAGAAATTAGGTAGAGAAATGACAGAGAATAATCTTACACAGGCTTATTTACCTGTTGGAGCAGAACCTATTATTAATGAAGAAGGAACAGCAGCAGGGATAATTCTAGAGAAGGATGATAAAATTATTATTTCAATGCCTGGGGTACCAACAGAGATGAAACAGATGATGCGAAAGGAAGTGATTCCATATTTAAAAGGACAAATCGGTAACAAACAATTAATAAAATCTAAAGTTTTAAAAGTCTGTGGCTATGGTGAATCTTCTTTAGAAACAGAAATTAAAGATATTTTAGATAATCAGACTAATCCTACTATTGCTCTTTTAGCTAGTAAAGCAGAAGTTCATTTACGTATTACAGCTAAAGCAGATGTAGAAAAAGAAGCTAGCTATTTAATTAATCAAGTAGAAGTTGAATTAAGAGAGCGGTTACAAGATAATATTTTTGGAGTGAATGAAGAAAGTATGGAAGAAGTAGTAGCTAAAAGACTAAATAAGAAAGGCTTACAGATAGCTATAGCTGAATCATGTACCGGTGGGTTAATTGGACATAGATTAACTAATATTCCTGGTAGCTCTAGTTATTTTGAGCGGGGAGTAGTTTCCTATAGTAATCAAGCTAAACAAGAGTTATTACAAGTTAGTGCTCAAACCTTAAAAGAACATGGGGCTGTTAGTAGAGAAACAGCTAAAGAGATGGCTAAAGGTGTTAAAGAATTAGCTAAAACGGGTTTAGGAATATCTGTAACCGGAATAGCTGGACCAGGCGGGGGTAGTGAAGAAAAACCAATAGGATTGGTTTATATGGGATTAGCAGTGGGAAATAAAACTCAGAGTTTTAGGTTTAAATTCCATGGTAGACGGCAACAAATTAAATATCTTACTTCTCAATATGCATTAGATAAATTGCGTAGGTATTTAGAAGGTAATTTAGAGTTATAA
- the pgsA gene encoding CDP-diacylglycerol--glycerol-3-phosphate 3-phosphatidyltransferase, producing the protein MNLPNKLTVLRIILVPIFMFFLLFTPGGEYSVYTRYFAVGTFILAAITDGLDGYIARKQGLITKLGKFIDPLADKLLISAALIALVDMGEITAWPAIIIIGREFAITGLRVVAASEGIVIAASKLGKYKTTLQIIAIIAMIINLPYSIILIWLAVLLTIISGVDYLWKSKKVIKTDA; encoded by the coding sequence ATGAATTTACCTAATAAGTTAACAGTTTTAAGAATTATATTAGTACCTATTTTTATGTTTTTCTTGTTATTTACACCAGGAGGAGAGTATTCAGTTTATACTCGTTATTTTGCTGTGGGAACTTTTATTTTGGCAGCAATTACTGATGGTTTAGATGGTTATATTGCTCGCAAACAGGGGTTAATCACTAAGCTAGGTAAGTTTATTGACCCATTAGCAGATAAATTATTAATTTCTGCAGCGTTAATTGCTTTAGTAGATATGGGAGAGATTACAGCTTGGCCGGCAATTATTATTATCGGTCGGGAGTTTGCTATTACCGGTTTAAGAGTGGTTGCTGCTTCAGAAGGAATTGTAATAGCAGCTAGTAAATTAGGTAAGTATAAGACTACTTTACAGATTATTGCTATTATTGCTATGATTATTAACTTGCCTTATAGCATAATATTAATTTGGCTAGCGGTTCTATTGACTATAATCTCAGGAGTAGATTATTTATGGAAATCTAAGAAGGTGATTAAGACAGATGCATAA
- the mgtE gene encoding magnesium transporter has translation MLRKLREALKKDELTKASFQVEKIYPVDLAEFLVGIPSDKQDDLLEIISDEKLARIIENLAPEVKYKVLIKLDKERLKLILEYMSTDEIVDLLGNLPVGKSKELLALLRREYADLVKSFLGYAEETAGSLMTTEYIALKKNLTVKEAIRTIRKVSGQQEVIKYIYIVNDAKELVGYALLREILASQNDLTLDELYYPNVISTQARVDQEDVAMLIAKYDLTAIPVTTDHQQLIGVITVDDIIDVIEAENTEDMYKLAGINKVEKPLGSILTSMKERVPWLFINLGAAFLAAAVISQFEGIISKVVALTSFLPIVASLGGNSGNQALTIMVRNIALNEIDLETAKDVVIREVALGLINGAILGLVTASIAFIWKGNMTLGMIVGVTTVFNMMVANLLGVLIPLTLKYLKVDPALASSIFLTTLTDILGFFFLLGLATMLLNYLL, from the coding sequence ATGTTAAGGAAGCTGAGAGAAGCGTTAAAAAAGGATGAATTGACAAAAGCCTCTTTTCAAGTTGAAAAGATATATCCTGTTGATTTAGCAGAATTTTTAGTTGGGATACCATCAGATAAACAAGATGATTTATTAGAAATAATTAGTGATGAGAAACTAGCACGAATAATTGAAAATTTAGCACCTGAAGTTAAGTATAAGGTATTAATAAAATTAGATAAAGAAAGATTAAAATTAATTTTAGAGTATATGTCCACTGATGAAATAGTAGATCTTTTAGGGAATCTACCTGTGGGCAAGTCAAAAGAATTATTGGCTTTATTAAGAAGAGAATATGCTGATTTAGTCAAAAGTTTTTTAGGTTATGCAGAAGAAACAGCAGGAAGTTTAATGACTACAGAATATATAGCTTTGAAAAAGAATTTAACGGTTAAAGAGGCTATTAGAACGATTAGAAAGGTCTCAGGGCAACAAGAAGTCATTAAATATATTTATATTGTGAATGATGCTAAAGAATTAGTAGGATATGCTTTATTAAGAGAAATATTGGCTTCCCAAAATGATTTAACTTTAGATGAACTATATTATCCAAATGTAATTAGTACTCAAGCAAGAGTAGACCAAGAAGATGTAGCAATGTTAATTGCTAAATATGATTTAACGGCGATTCCAGTTACTACTGATCATCAGCAATTAATAGGTGTAATTACTGTCGATGATATTATAGATGTTATTGAAGCTGAAAATACAGAAGATATGTATAAACTAGCAGGAATTAATAAAGTAGAGAAGCCATTAGGTTCTATATTGACTTCTATGAAAGAGCGGGTACCTTGGTTATTTATTAACCTAGGGGCAGCATTTTTGGCTGCAGCAGTAATCTCTCAATTCGAAGGAATAATTTCTAAAGTGGTAGCTTTGACGAGTTTTTTACCTATAGTTGCTAGTTTAGGAGGGAATTCAGGGAACCAAGCTTTAACGATTATGGTTAGAAATATAGCGCTAAATGAGATAGATTTAGAAACAGCTAAGGATGTAGTTATTAGGGAAGTAGCCTTAGGGTTAATTAATGGTGCCATTTTAGGATTAGTTACTGCTAGTATAGCTTTTATTTGGAAAGGGAATATGACTTTAGGAATGATTGTAGGAGTAACTACAGTCTTTAATATGATGGTAGCTAATCTCTTAGGAGTTTTAATCCCATTAACTTTAAAATATTTAAAAGTAGATCCTGCTTTAGCATCTTCAATATTCTTAACTACTTTAACTGATATTCTCGGATTTTTCTTTCTATTAGGATTAGCCACCATGTTACTAAACTATTTACTCTAA
- a CDS encoding LysM peptidoglycan-binding domain-containing M23 family metallopeptidase: MKRKIIGLVIVSSLTLFSGYNLYFKSNTTKSIKKSNISNVATLDKINTQQKGINYSSYTLESNSKRFNLQTDQKLLSNKFSNQNNNFSNILKNKITLKINQDINKFKKKETKTFKTKKEPKLINQIQEHTVKKGENLSIIANQYGINIDTLLGANDITNMNNIKPGMKLKVLPINSLLYKVNPGESLWEIARKFDIQLDKIIEANKIRNPNRVQLNKLLILPEAKPQFGYQDRLKQKFISPVTARISSPFGRRWGRMHEGLDYGVSRGTTIRAARSGKVVYSGWARGYGKVVIIEHREGVRTLYAHNSKLLVSSGERVYRGQTISKSGNTGRSTGPHLHFEIQINGRPVNPLNYLE, from the coding sequence GTGAAAAGAAAGATTATCGGTCTCGTTATTGTTAGTTCTTTAACTCTTTTTAGTGGATATAACCTTTACTTTAAGTCTAATACTACTAAATCAATAAAAAAATCTAATATTTCTAATGTAGCTACTTTAGATAAAATAAATACTCAGCAAAAAGGAATTAATTACTCATCCTATACCCTAGAATCTAATTCAAAAAGATTCAACTTACAAACCGACCAAAAATTGTTATCAAATAAATTTAGTAATCAAAATAATAATTTCTCCAATATACTTAAAAATAAAATAACTTTAAAAATAAATCAAGATATTAATAAATTCAAGAAAAAAGAGACTAAAACCTTTAAAACTAAAAAAGAACCAAAATTAATTAATCAAATCCAAGAACATACAGTTAAAAAAGGAGAAAATTTATCTATAATAGCTAATCAATATGGAATCAATATTGATACTTTGTTAGGTGCTAATGATATAACCAATATGAATAACATCAAACCAGGAATGAAACTGAAGGTTTTGCCTATTAATAGCCTTTTATATAAAGTGAATCCTGGGGAGAGTTTATGGGAGATTGCTCGCAAATTTGATATTCAATTAGACAAAATTATTGAAGCAAATAAGATTAGAAATCCTAACCGAGTTCAATTAAATAAATTACTAATTTTACCTGAAGCTAAACCGCAATTTGGTTACCAAGATCGTTTAAAGCAAAAATTCATTTCTCCAGTTACTGCCAGAATTTCTTCACCATTTGGTCGCAGATGGGGTCGAATGCATGAGGGATTAGATTATGGTGTTTCTCGCGGTACTACAATAAGAGCTGCTCGTAGTGGAAAAGTAGTCTATAGTGGTTGGGCAAGAGGTTATGGTAAAGTAGTTATCATCGAACATCGTGAAGGAGTAAGAACTCTATATGCCCATAATTCTAAATTATTAGTTAGTAGTGGAGAAAGAGTTTATCGAGGACAAACCATATCAAAATCTGGTAATACTGGACGAAGTACTGGACCTCATCTGCATTTTGAGATTCAAATTAATGGACGACCAGTTAATCCACTTAATTATTTAGAGTAA
- the recA gene encoding recombinase RecA → MKGEKKKALERTIKKIEKDYGKGSIMRLGEAKALDVEVIPTGALSLDVALGVGGIPRGRIIEIFGPEASGKTTVALHMIAEAQKLGGVAAFIDAEHALDPKYSKNLGVNTDELLISQPNTGEEALEICEALVRSAAVDIIVVDSVAALVPQAEIEGEMGDTHVGLQARLMSQAMRKLSGTISKTNASCIFINQIREKVGVMYGNPETTSGGRALKFYSSIRLDIRRRQAIKDGDDFKGNKTKVKVVKNKVAPPFKKAEFDIIYGEGISKIGCILDIALEYDIIQRAGAWYSYGDDMTLGQGRENSKEELEDNPELLAEIEQQVQRELGLIDDEVEADEDTKTEENEEKAKEDN, encoded by the coding sequence ATGAAAGGTGAAAAGAAAAAGGCCTTAGAAAGAACTATAAAAAAGATTGAAAAGGATTACGGAAAAGGTTCTATTATGCGTTTAGGAGAAGCAAAGGCTTTAGATGTTGAAGTAATTCCTACAGGGGCTTTATCTCTAGATGTAGCTTTAGGAGTAGGAGGTATTCCACGCGGTAGAATAATTGAGATATTTGGACCAGAAGCTTCGGGTAAGACAACAGTGGCCTTGCATATGATTGCTGAAGCACAAAAACTGGGTGGTGTAGCCGCTTTTATTGATGCGGAACATGCCCTTGATCCTAAGTATTCTAAAAATTTAGGTGTTAACACTGATGAATTATTGATTTCCCAACCAAATACCGGTGAAGAAGCATTAGAAATTTGTGAAGCATTAGTGCGTAGTGCGGCTGTTGATATTATAGTTGTTGACTCTGTTGCTGCTTTAGTACCACAGGCTGAAATTGAAGGTGAGATGGGTGACACTCATGTTGGATTACAAGCTCGTTTAATGTCACAGGCTATGCGAAAATTATCAGGAACTATTAGTAAGACGAATGCTTCTTGTATTTTTATTAATCAGATTCGAGAAAAAGTAGGAGTTATGTATGGGAATCCAGAAACTACTTCTGGAGGAAGAGCATTGAAATTCTATTCTTCTATTAGATTAGATATTCGAAGGAGACAAGCTATTAAAGATGGCGATGATTTTAAAGGAAATAAGACAAAAGTAAAAGTGGTTAAAAATAAGGTGGCTCCTCCATTTAAAAAAGCAGAATTTGATATCATTTATGGGGAAGGAATTTCTAAAATAGGTTGCATATTAGATATAGCTCTTGAATATGATATTATCCAACGGGCTGGAGCATGGTATTCTTATGGAGATGATATGACTTTAGGTCAAGGACGTGAAAATTCAAAAGAAGAGTTAGAAGATAATCCAGAATTGCTGGCTGAAATCGAACAGCAGGTACAAAGAGAATTGGGACTAATTGATGATGAAGTAGAAGCTGATGAAGATACAAAAACAGAAGAAAATGAAGAAAAAGCAAAAGAAGATAACTAA
- a CDS encoding class I SAM-dependent methyltransferase, translated as MEREYMERLKKFYKIVMPAFKFISKRMRKGYQSGFPIIEKKVNLSKKTTVLDVGTGTGGLASLFLDYTSHITGIDLSPEMIKEAKKKFGDQINFIEMPAHELERFSNNQFNLVTAAYSLHDMDNQYRLKVLQEMHRIAEDRVIFFEFIKNNSLIIRAVEALEGSFYHDFVNDIDKQLNQVFPTYEIIKLNKRMGLYICEI; from the coding sequence ATGGAAAGAGAATATATGGAACGGTTAAAAAAATTCTATAAAATAGTTATGCCTGCATTTAAATTTATTAGTAAAAGAATGAGAAAAGGTTATCAGTCGGGGTTTCCGATTATTGAAAAGAAAGTAAATCTTAGTAAAAAGACTACGGTATTAGACGTAGGTACTGGAACCGGAGGATTAGCTAGTTTATTTTTAGATTATACTTCTCATATAACAGGCATTGACTTATCTCCCGAGATGATAAAAGAAGCAAAAAAGAAGTTTGGAGACCAAATTAATTTTATTGAAATGCCAGCTCATGAATTAGAGAGGTTTTCTAATAATCAATTTAATTTAGTAACTGCTGCTTACTCATTACATGATATGGATAACCAGTATAGATTAAAAGTCTTACAAGAAATGCATCGAATTGCTGAAGATAGAGTGATTTTTTTTGAATTTATCAAGAATAATAGTTTGATTATCAGGGCAGTTGAGGCTTTAGAAGGAAGTTTCTATCATGATTTTGTAAATGATATTGATAAGCAACTAAATCAAGTCTTCCCTACTTATGAAATAATCAAACTAAATAAGCGAATGGGACTTTATATTTGTGAAATATGA
- a CDS encoding metallophosphoesterase family protein: protein MKNELVIIIFIAILGAVVAVNLMSGTIYRLSAFEIRLSAQISGNNFTEINFPPVGKLIADTHTFPLNLELTVLNINPDRLRRVVNNIEDKEEFISSIRLRGRDILQFFILRVVFLAFTGGAFGVFILGNRHWKELFIGGLVGILLLVILFAGTYYTYDFDRFDDPNYKGMLAAAPWMIGLIEEGLNNIDQIGKEMEKIATNVSNLFAEVEALRPLGEISGQIKVLHVSDIHNNPVALDFIEKAVKSFNVDLIIDSGDISDYGTPIEAKLVERIDNLSIPYIFVPGNHDSPTIIQKMKNFDNVILLNANTINVKGVIITGIADPASTTKNIKPPQTEMIKEYQAGLKKLIGQLVNPPQIVVTHNFLIASNIVGKVPVILHGHDHDFKIRQEKGTTIIDAGTSGAAGIRGLQSEKGIPYTVNLLHFSDKGKVKLKAVDIIKIYSRESSFILERRGIDNQQQKIISN from the coding sequence ATGAAGAATGAATTAGTGATTATAATATTTATTGCAATTTTAGGTGCAGTAGTTGCTGTGAATTTGATGAGTGGGACTATATATAGATTAAGTGCTTTTGAAATTAGATTATCAGCCCAGATTTCAGGTAATAATTTTACTGAAATTAACTTTCCTCCAGTAGGAAAGTTAATTGCTGACACTCATACTTTTCCCTTGAATTTAGAATTAACTGTTTTAAATATAAATCCTGACCGTTTAAGAAGGGTAGTGAATAATATAGAGGATAAAGAAGAGTTTATTTCTTCTATCAGATTAAGAGGTAGAGATATTCTACAATTCTTTATATTACGCGTCGTATTTCTTGCTTTTACCGGAGGTGCCTTTGGAGTCTTTATTTTAGGAAATAGGCATTGGAAGGAGTTATTTATCGGTGGTTTAGTAGGTATATTATTATTAGTTATTTTATTTGCTGGTACTTACTATACTTATGATTTTGATAGGTTTGATGATCCTAATTATAAAGGGATGTTAGCTGCTGCTCCGTGGATGATCGGATTAATAGAAGAAGGACTAAATAATATTGATCAAATAGGCAAAGAGATGGAAAAAATAGCTACCAATGTTTCTAATTTATTTGCTGAAGTAGAAGCCTTACGACCTTTAGGTGAGATAAGTGGTCAAATTAAAGTTTTACATGTAAGTGATATTCATAACAATCCAGTAGCTTTAGATTTTATTGAAAAAGCGGTTAAGAGTTTTAATGTAGATTTAATTATAGATTCAGGGGATATTAGTGATTATGGAACTCCTATTGAAGCAAAGTTAGTAGAAAGAATTGATAATTTATCTATTCCTTATATTTTTGTGCCTGGGAATCATGATTCACCAACTATCATCCAGAAGATGAAGAATTTTGATAATGTAATTTTATTAAATGCTAATACTATTAATGTTAAAGGTGTAATTATTACAGGTATTGCTGATCCTGCTTCTACAACTAAGAATATAAAACCACCTCAAACTGAGATGATTAAAGAGTATCAAGCAGGGTTAAAGAAGTTAATAGGTCAACTAGTAAATCCGCCGCAGATTGTAGTAACTCATAACTTCTTGATTGCTTCTAATATAGTGGGAAAAGTGCCAGTGATATTACATGGTCATGATCATGATTTTAAGATTAGGCAAGAGAAAGGAACTACTATTATTGATGCTGGAACTAGTGGAGCAGCAGGGATTAGAGGGTTACAGAGTGAAAAGGGAATTCCATATACAGTTAACTTGTTACACTTTAGTGATAAAGGAAAGGTTAAATTAAAGGCTGTAGATATTATTAAGATTTATAGCCGTGAAAGTAGTTTTATTTTAGAAAGAAGAGGAATAGATAATCAACAACAAAAGATTATTTCAAATTGA
- a CDS encoding phosphatidylglycerophosphatase A family protein: protein MHNKNLIKFLASGFYSGLSPIAPGTAGTVVAAVLAGVWLQKYTINLPLILVLTLVGIVISHWAEELYGEKDCQKIVIDEWAGYFVAMFGLGINMLIPAFILFRIFDITKPSPIRNLQEFHGGIGIMLDDILAGIMANLLIRLILAFV, encoded by the coding sequence ATGCATAATAAAAATTTAATTAAATTTTTAGCCAGTGGATTTTACAGTGGTTTAAGTCCTATAGCTCCAGGGACGGCGGGAACAGTAGTTGCTGCAGTTTTAGCAGGAGTTTGGTTGCAGAAATATACTATAAATCTACCATTAATATTAGTTTTAACACTTGTGGGAATAGTTATTTCTCATTGGGCAGAAGAACTATATGGTGAAAAGGATTGCCAAAAGATTGTAATCGATGAGTGGGCTGGCTATTTTGTAGCAATGTTTGGATTAGGAATCAATATGTTAATTCCTGCTTTCATTTTATTTAGAATTTTTGATATTACTAAGCCGTCACCGATTAGAAATTTACAAGAATTTCATGGTGGTATAGGAATTATGTTAGATGATATATTAGCGGGAATTATGGCTAATTTGTTAATTAGATTAATATTAGCTTTTGTTTAG